In Drosophila innubila isolate TH190305 chromosome 2R unlocalized genomic scaffold, UK_Dinn_1.0 1_C_2R, whole genome shotgun sequence, the following are encoded in one genomic region:
- the LOC117783527 gene encoding tyrosine-protein kinase transmembrane receptor Ror2, protein MAAGWGSVGGWGGPNFVCIVVVALGLCVLLFTCEVNGNSANAIDMEEPARRHHQRHHTEYERTGGRDGEREEKGYCAPYNGKICKQFISGPVWYSLEDPSGGWRNEQVTTALWDELIVDLTGLCREAAEKLLCAYAFPRCHVENGRSIKAPLCFEDCQATHLQFCYNDWVLIEEKRERNMFLKNRAHFRLPNCSALPHYDADASMRRPSCSYIGLAEIKESEVSYDCRNGNGRYYMGTMNVSKSGIPCQRWDTQHPHKHIQPPLVFQQLTEGENYCRNAGGEEPQPWCYTLDESVRWQHCDIPICPDYVDPNAKDLNTPIKMEEFFTPSMIFLLAGIGFLGIVALHLIILLAYKMTKHKDYTQPSQAPHGDCNASVRGDCNLSASRETLGSTGFAPTNAKCGTIRSTATIHSNCIMLTTTAAIQEPKTKLNARLEKLEYPRGEIVYVRSLGQGAFGRVFQARAPGLVSGKEDLLVAVKMLKDDASDQMQTDFEREACLLAEFEHPNIVKLLGVCALGRPMCLLFEYMSPGDLSEFLRACSPYATHQAQLRNRQHLDELQLLHMAANVASGMLYLSERKFVHRDLATRNCLINEQMQVKIADFGLSHKIYLQDYYKGDENDVIPIRWMPIESILYNKFSLESDVWAFGICLWEIFSFALQPYYGLTHEEVIKYIKEGNVLGCPDNTPLSVYALMRRCWNRKPSERPGFAEINHCIQHSIAECECKAML, encoded by the exons ATGGCAGCCGGATGGGGGTCTGTCGGGGGTTGGGGTGGCCCAAACTTTGTGtgtatagttgttgttgcccttgGGCTTTGCGTGTTATTGTTTACATGCGAGGTGAACGGCAATTCAGCGAATGCCATCGACATGGAGGAGCCGGCACGACGTCACCATCAACGACACCACACCGAATACGAGCGGACTGGGGGACGGGATGGGGAGCGGGAGGAGAAGGGCTACTGCGCGCCGTATAATGGTAAAATATGCAAGCAGTTCATCAGTGGACCCGTGTGGTACAGTCTGGAGGATCCAAGTGGCGGCTGGCGCAACGAACAGGTGACAACGGCTCTCTGGGATGAGTTAATTGTGGACTTGACGGGACTTTGCCGGGAAGCGGCTGAG aAATTGCTTTGTGCTTATGCCTTTCCACGTTGCCACGTGGAGAACGGACGTTCCATCAAAGCGCCGCTGTGCTTCGAGGATTGCCAGGCAACGCATCTGCAGTTCTGTTACAACGATTGGGTTCTGATCGAGGAGAAGCGGGAGCGCAACATGTTCCTCAAGAATCGCGCTCACTTCCGGCTGCCCAATTGCTCAGCGTTGCCTCACTATGATGCCGATGCCAGCATGCGGCGTCCCAGCTGCTCCTACATTGGCCTCGCTGAGATTAAGGAGTCGGAGGTCAGCT ATGACTGTCGCAATGGCAATGGGCGTTACTATATGGGCACCATGAATGTCAGCAAGTCGGGCATACCCTGTCAGCGCTGGGACACACAGCATCCGCATAAGCACATACAACCGCCTCTGGTCTTTCAGCAGTTGACCGAGGGCGAGAACTACTGTCGCAACGCAGGTGGAGAGGAGCCCCAGCCCTGGTGTTATACCCTGGATGAATCCGTGCGTTGGCAGCACTGCGATATACCCATTTGTC CGGACTATGTGGATCCCAATGCCAAGGATCTCAACACGCCCATTAAAATGGAGGAGTTCTTCACACCCTCGATGATATTTCTGCTAGCCGGGATTGGATTCCTTGGAATTGTGGCTTTACATTTGATAATACTACTGGCTTATAAGATGACCAAGCACAAGGATTACACGCAGCCATCACAGGCACCTCACGGTGATTGCAACGCCTCGGTGCGAGGGGATTGCAATCTATCCGCCAGTCGAGAGACGCTCGGCTCGACAGGATTTGCTCCCACGAATGCCAAGTGCGGAACTATACGCAGCACGGCGACAATACACAGCAACTGTATCATGTTGACCACGACAGCGGCAATTCAGGAGCCGAAGACCAAGTTGAATGCACGCCTGGAGAAGCTGGAGTATCCACGGGGAGAGATTGTCTATGTGAGATCGCTGGGACAGGGCGCATTTGGACGTGTGTTTCAGGCCAGGGCGCCGGGCTTGGTTTCAGGCAAGGAGGATCTTCTTGTGGCCGTCAAGATGCTCAAGGATGATGCCAGTGACCAGATGCAAACGGACTTTGAGCGGGAGGCCTGCTTGCTGGCCGAATTTGAGCATCCCAACATTGTGAAGCTGCTGGGCGTCTGTGCTTTGGGTCGTCCAATGTGTCTGCTGTTTGAGTACATGTCGCCGGGAGATCTCAGCGAATTCCTGCGCGCCTGCTCGCCATATGCGACCCACCAGGCACAGCTGAGGAATCGTCAGCATCTGGATGAGCTGCAGCTCCTCCACATGGCCGCGAATGTCGCCTCGGGCATGCTGTATCTGTCCGAGCGCAAGTTTGTTCATCGCGACTTGGCCACACGCAATTGCCTCATCAACGAGCAGATGCAGGTGAAGATCGCTGACTTTGGGCTGTCACACAAGATCTATCTACAGGATTACTACAAGGGCGATGAGAACGATGTCATTCCCATACGCTGGATGCCAATTGAGAGCATTCTGTACAACAAGTTCTCGCTGGAATCGGATGTCTGGGCATTTGGCATCTGCCTCTGGGAGATCTTCTCCTTTGCTCTGCAGCCCTATTACGGTCTCACCCACGAGGAGGTCATCAAGTACATCAAGGAGGGCAACGTGCTCGGCTGTCCGGACAATACGCCCCTCTCCGTTTACGCCCTGATGCGTCGCTGCTGGAATCGCAAGCCGAGCGAGCGTCCCGGATTTGCGGAGATTAATCATTGCATACAGCATAGCATTGCGGAATGCGAGTGCAAGGCGATGCTCTAG
- the LOC117783536 gene encoding uncharacterized protein LOC117783536, with the protein MWFEILPSAAIITVALSVPIYAMYGLQKLTLGNAYRRNMDDRFSRVMYQRDYRLTDNPYIMNGLHAIPDEGKK; encoded by the exons ATGTGGTTCGAAATCCTACCTAGCGCTGCAATCATCACCGTGGCACTCTCCGTGCCCATATACGCAATGTACGGTCTGCAGAAGCTGACACTGGGCAAC GCCTATCGTCGGAATATGGACGACCGTTTCTCCCGTGTGATGTATCAACGCGATTACCGACTGACTGATAATCCATACATTATGAAC GGTCTACATGCTATTCCAGATGagggcaaaaaataa
- the LOC117783743 gene encoding ctenidin-3-like, with translation MRNLWILLIFAMLVSCLELSMARGGGGGGGGHGGGGGHGGGGGHGGGHGFGGGRGGGHGLGGGRGGGRPGGFGGGRPGFGGGRPGGFGGPPRGGFGPPRGGGFGYGGYRPYRYGGIGAGVVPLPVPVPYPCRRPYPYDYDYYDSYYC, from the coding sequence atgcgGAATCTGTGGATATTGTTAATCTTTGCTATGTTGGTGAGCTGCTTGGAGTTGTCAATGGCACgtggcggaggaggaggaggcggggGTCACGGTGGAGGCGGTGGTCACGGTGGAGGCGGAGGTCATGGCGGTGGCCACGGCTTTGGTGGAGGACGAGGAGGCGGCCATGGCTTAGGAGGAGGACGGGGAGGCGGAAGACCAGGTGGCTTTGGAGGTGGACGACCTGGTTTTGGAGGAGGACGACCTGGCGGCTTTGGAGGCCCACCAAGAGGTGGCTTTGGACCACCACGAGGCGGCGGTTTTGGTTATGGCGGCTACAGACCATATAGATACGGTGGGATTGGAGCCGGAGTGGTGCCTCTGCCCGTTCCAGTGCCTTATCCATGTAGACGTCCGTACCCCTATGACTATGACTATTATGACAGTTATTATTGCTAA
- the LOC117783533 gene encoding apolipoprotein D, whose translation MTEHQFCVILRISLLWPFFLVTFVGETTAYGFGRCPKYPSMPKFNMSRVLGHWYEVERSFYLPEIASGCTTFEFQPYNKADLSKFNNFKLEVAIKTVNRITGNPNVNLGYATPENSKSSIMDFKFNTRFPEVISRLLPGSGKYQVLYTDYDNFAILWSCGSIGSLGYADQIWILGRETDFVLEIREKIYDVLKRLSLDPERLVLSKNTNCPKSALK comes from the exons ATGACGGAACATCAATTTTGCGTAATCTTGCGAATTTCTCTGCTGTGGCCGTTTTTTTTGGTGACATTTGTGGGCGAGACAACAGCTTATGGATTTGGACGTTGTCCAAAGTATCCATCGATGCCAAAGTTCAACATGAGTCGA GTACTCGGCCACTGGTATGAGGTGGAACGTTCTTTCTATTTGCCAGAAATCGCCTCGGGTTGCACCACTTTCGAGTTTCAGCCCTACAATAAAGCGGATCTGTCCAagtttaacaatttcaaactCGAGGTGGCTATAAAAACCGTCAATCGCAT AACTGGAAATCCCAATGTTAATCTTGGCTATGCCACGCCAGAGAACAGCAAATCCTCCATTATGGACTTTAAg TTCAACACGCGTTTTCCGGAGGTGATTTCGCGCCTGTTGCCCGGTTCCGGCAAATATCAGGTGCTTTACACGGACTACGACAACTTTGCCATATTGTGGTCTTGTGGTAGCATTGGTTCCCTTGGCTATGCCGATCAAATTTGGATTTTGGGTCGTGAAACAGACTTTGTCCTGGAGATTCGTGAGAAGATCTATGATGTGCTCAAGCGACTCTCTTTGGATCCTGAGAGATTGGTGCTCAGCAAAAACACCAATTGCCCCAAAAGTGCACTGAAGTGA
- the LOC117783528 gene encoding transcription factor grauzone — protein MAACVLCLGCCKIGESFKIFSEAGLRLNICQTINKHFWLELNSATGEIEEVCYQCWECVSNFNEFYQGVYNAHQERREVKNVPIDFCAESEATNPLAFGAELDALDEDFFASGNVKVEVNELEPLPKLENLEQPVLEEPKATKRAIADNPTTTTAKRRIKKEKLTILSDSDGDVPLAEFLDLKRAGKPTASGDDQTAAKGRQLRRSSRRGCRVKTSPESSPANLKKEFLSDDELDNDNDMDFAAPEAVLGTDDSETSSESSGSESGDSLPDVEPEERYAEIPKRVVVKPKKYRKREKPLVAPVRMSREEIEKRKAQQNEYDEIIFDFFKKLPCHICNLLVQNFGDMRRHLRMTHNIESGFIACCGRKFHIRKGLAEHVLVHKNPEHFMCTQCGRVFQDSKTLETHEQTHTNPQTQEKTTYQCEKCPKSFTTKAAREYHNLSKHVPKSDFKFPCPECNKKMPTERKLKQHLRYMHDPESAIICDKCGKTLRTQANLKKHHELEHSDAPRPKPDRVQCEICGTWLSHMSGLKQHMSTVHEPPGTEHRCPICDKKSTNARALKRHIYHNHQCERKFRCTMCEKAFKRPQDLREHTSTHTGEVLYTCPNCPQTFFSNANMYKHRQRLHRAEWEADRKKPLPPNIMKQASSTIKKRQVLTITTGLGVFTQSTDLAAAVHKQEPQLQ, from the exons ATGGCCGCCTGTGTGCTTTGCCTTGGATGCTGCAAAATCGGCGAGTCCTTTAAGATATTTTCGGAGGCAGGTTTGCGGCTAAACATTTgccaaacaataaacaaacatttttggctTGAG TTGAACAGCGCGACCGGCGAAATTGAGGAAGTCTGTTATCAGTGCTGGGAATGTGTTAGCAACTTTAATGAGTTCTACCAAGGCGTCTACAACGCGCATCAGGAACGACGCGAAGTCAAAAATGTGCCCATCGATTTCTGTGCCGAATCTGAAGCCACTAATCCACTGGCCTTTGGAGCTGAGCTGGATGCACTGGACGAGGACTTCTTTGCATCTGGTAATGTTAAGGTGGAGGTGAACGAACTGGAACCATTGCCCAAGCTGGAAAATCTGGAGCAGCCAGTGCTTGAAGAACCAAAAGCCACAAAGCGCGCCATTGCCGATAatccaacaactacaactgcaaaGCGTCGCATTAAAAAGGAGAAACTGACGATCCTCAGTGACTCCGATGGGGATGTACCACTCGCTGAGTTTCTTGACCTGAAAAGGGCTGGAAAACCAACGGCATCAGGGGATGATCAAACAGCAGCCAAGGGCAGACAATTGCGTAGGAGCTCTCGACGTGGCTGCAGAGTGAAAACATCGCCTGAATCATCTCCAGCAAATTTAAAGAAGGAGTTCTTGTCGGACGATGAGCTTGATAATGACAATGACATGGATTTCGCGGCTCCCGAGGCCGTGCTCGGCACCGATGACAGTGAGACTTCCAGTgaaagcagcggcagcgagtCTGGAGACAGTTTGCCCGACGTGGAGCCAGAGGAGCGTTACGCCGAGATTCCCAAGCGAGTTGTAGTCAAGCCCAAGAAATATCGGAAGCGTGAGAAGCCACTGGTTGCACCCGTGCGCATGAGTCGGGAAGAGATTGAGAAGCGGAAAGCTCAGCAAAACGAATACGATGAGATTATATTTGACTTCTTCAAGAAACTGCCATGTCACATATGCAACCTGCTGGTGCAGAACTTTGGAGATATGCGACGCCATCTACGCATGACCCACAACATTGAAAGTGGATTTATTGCCTGCTGTGGTCGCAAATTCCATATACGCAAAGGTCTAGCTGAACATGTGCTCGTCCATAAAAATCCTGAGCACTTTATGTGCACCCAATGCGGTCGTGTTTTCCAGGACTCGAAGACTCTCGAGACGCAcgagcaaacacacacaaatcctCAGACACAGGAGAAAACCACTTACCAGTGTGAAAAGTGTCCCAAGAGCTTTACCACAAAGGCAGCTCGCGAGTATCACAATTTGTCCAAACATGTACCCAAGTCGGACTTTAAGTTCCCCTGTCCCGAGTGCAACAAGAA AATGCCGACGGAGCGTAAACTGAAGCAACATCTGCGTTACATGCACGATCCGGAGAGTGCCATCATCTGCGACAAGTGCGGCAAAACGTTGCGCACTCAGGCGAATCTCAAGAAGCACCACGAACTGGAACATTCCGATGCGCCGCGTCCCAAGCCAGATCGTGTGCAGTGCGAGATATGCGGCACATGGCTAAGCCACATGTCCGGCCTCAAGCAGCACATGAGCACCGTGCACGAGCCACCCGGAACCGAGCATCGTTGTCCCATCTGCGACAAGAAATCGACGAATGCGCGTGCTCTTAAACGCCACATTTACCATAATCATCAATGCGAGAGAAAGTTCCGGTGCACCATGTGTGAAAAGGCGTTCAAGAGGCCACAGGATCTAAGA GAGCACACATCCACGCACACGGGCGAGGTGCTGTACACCTGTCCCAACTGTCCGCAGACGTTCTTCTCCAATGCCAACATGTACAAGCATCGCCAGCGACTGCATCGCGCTGAATGGGAGGCGGATCGCAAGAAACCCCTCCCGCCTAACATCATGAAACAAGCCTCTTCCACAATTAAGAAACGACAGGTGCTCACAATCACGACGGGCCTGGGAGTTTTTACACAATCCACTGACCTTGCTGCGGCTGTCCACAAGCAGGAGCCTCAACTgcaatag